A region of the Chryseobacterium cucumeris genome:
TCTATCACTTCGTGCTTCTGTACTTCTTCAGGATAATCAATTTCTTTTCCGGTGTATTTGTTGGTTTCCATCCTTTTTCCGTTGATAAGGCTTTTCAGACCAATAAACTGAGCTGCCACCACATGATAGACCGTTGCAGAATCATTTCTCGGAATACTCATTCTGAACTGTTTTGCATCAGGAAACTCCTTAAATTTTCTGTCAAGAAAATCAGTATAGGTCAGAGCTTTTTTCTCCGGATCAAACTTAGGTTCATATTTTTCTGCAATGGTATGGGCATCCACGGCTCCTCCGAAAGCCTGCTGGGTAAGATCGGTTAAGACCTTGTATGCCATAATCAATCCTGTAATGGTAATAAACACAGCCGGAAGCAATGAATAAAACCCAAAGACATTATGGAAATCGTAGTTTTTCCTGCGCCATTTCGTTCCGGATTTGATTTTAAAAGCAGTTGTTCTGGTTGTTTTGTTCCATTTTTTTGGCCACCAAAGAATCAGTCCACCGATAAGCTGAACAAAAAAGATGATGGAAGCAACGCCAACCACCGTTTTCCCAAACTTTCCTGCCAATAGCTGCGCATGAATATGGGCTACAACATAGAAAAACTCATAGCTTTTGGTAGAACCGATTACTTTTCCGGTGTAAGGGTCAAGATAATGATAGGCAAATACACCTCGTGGACCACGGCCTTTTTTCTTTGGTTTGTCTGCCTTGTCCGCACTTTTATCTTTAGGAGGCTTCGTTGCTGAAGCTACTCTGAAACTTCTGTCAGCATCTTTGTAGGTATCAAAATAGAACGCTTTTCTGTCCGGAACCTGCTGGTGAAAGTGGGCAAGCAACTCTTCGGGGGTCATTTTTTCTGCATTAGCCGGAGCCTGGACATATTTTGCGCTTCCGCCGCACAGATCAATGATTTCGTCACAGAAGACAAATACAGTTCCCGAAAGAGTAACAGTAAGCACAATGATTCCGGAAACCAGGCCGAGCCATAGATGCAGCCAGCCGGTGATCCTTTTGGTAAGGGATTTACCCTGCTTTTTTTTAGGATTCGTTTTATTATTTTTCA
Encoded here:
- a CDS encoding PepSY-associated TM helix domain-containing protein; amino-acid sequence: MKNNKTNPKKKQGKSLTKRITGWLHLWLGLVSGIIVLTVTLSGTVFVFCDEIIDLCGGSAKYVQAPANAEKMTPEELLAHFHQQVPDRKAFYFDTYKDADRSFRVASATKPPKDKSADKADKPKKKGRGPRGVFAYHYLDPYTGKVIGSTKSYEFFYVVAHIHAQLLAGKFGKTVVGVASIIFFVQLIGGLILWWPKKWNKTTRTTAFKIKSGTKWRRKNYDFHNVFGFYSLLPAVFITITGLIMAYKVLTDLTQQAFGGAVDAHTIAEKYEPKFDPEKKALTYTDFLDRKFKEFPDAKQFRMSIPRNDSATVYHVVAAQFIGLKSLINGKRMETNKYTGKEIDYPEEVQKHEVIEHMNFDLHVGYWGGMFGKIFTFIIGIICTSLPVTGFLIWWGRGNKSPKKNKEIKNIHQHRKDSHHEQLV